From a single Populus trichocarpa isolate Nisqually-1 chromosome 17, P.trichocarpa_v4.1, whole genome shotgun sequence genomic region:
- the LOC18107367 gene encoding malate dehydrogenase, chloroplastic, producing MAATSAATFSIGSTISLGTKGSQLPQSKPLSVRFNSQNTLATFSGLKAATFVKCESESSFLGKESSAALRGAAAPKAQKSSQRSQYNLNPQASYKVAILGAAGGIGQPLALLVKMSPLISALHIYDIANVKGVAADLSHCNTPSQVLGFTGTSELPNSLKGVDVVVIPAGVPRKPGMTRDDLFSINANIVKTLVEAVADNCPDAFIHIISNPVNSTLPIAAEVLKQKGVYDPKKLFGVTTLDVVRANTFVAQKKNLKLIDVDVPVVGGHAGITILPLLSKTRPPVSFNDEEVQELTLRIQNAGTEVVEAKEGAGSATLSMAYAAARFVESSLRALDGDADVYECSFVQSDLTELPFFASRVKLGRKGVEAIISSDLQGLTEYEQKALEALKPELKASIEKGIAFALKQPVTT from the coding sequence ATGGCAGCAACATCTGCTGCTACCTTTTCAATTGGATCAACTATCTCCCTTGGCACCAAAGGGAGCCAACTCCCGCAATCGAAGCCCTTGTCTGTGAGATTTAACTCCCAGAACACTCTTGCGACCTTCAGTGGACTCAAGGCAGCAACCTTTGTTAAGTGTGAGTCGGAGTCATCTTTCTTAGGCAAGGAAAGCAGTGCAGCGCTTCGAGGCGCTGCTGCACCAAAAGCTCAAAAATCAAGCCAAAGGTCACAGTATAACCTAAACCCACAGGCATCTTACAAGGTGGCAATTCTTGGAGCTGCTGGAGGGATAGGTCAGCCTTTAGCACTTCTAGTTAAGATGTCCCCATTGATTTCAGCCCTGCACATCTATGATATAGCAAATGTCAAGGGAGTTGCAGCTGATCTCAGTCACTGTAACACCCCCTCACAAGTCTTGGGTTTCACAGGAACTTCTGAATTACCCAATTCTTTGAAGGGTGTAGATGTTGTTGTCATACCAGCTGGGGTTCCAAGAAAGCCTGGTATGACCCGCGATGACCTCTTCAGCATCAACGCCAACATAGTAAAGACGTTGGTTGAGGCTGTTGCCGATAACTGCCCTGATGCTTTCATACACATTATCAGCAATCCAGTCAACTCTACATTGCCAATTGCGGCGGAAGTTTTGAAGCAGAAAGGTGTGTATGATCCAAAGAAGCTCTTTGGTGTTACGACACTTGATGTTGTTAGGGCAAACACGTTTGTTGCTCAGAAGAAGAATCTCAAGCTTATCGATGTGGATGTACCAGTAGTAGGGGGGCACGCTGGGATAACCATTCTTCCCCTCCTATCAAAGACGAGACCCCCAGTTAGTTTCAATGATGAGGAAGTGCAAGAGCTTACTTTAAGGATCCAGAATGCTGGGACAGAAGTTGTGGAGGCAAAGGAAGGGGCAGGGTCCGCTACCCTGTCAATGGCATATGCTGCAGCCAGATTTGTCGAATCTTCTCTTCGCGCGTTGGATGGTGATGCTGATGTCTATGAGTGCTCGTTTGTGCAATCAGATCTTACTGAGCTTCCATTCTTCGCATCAAGGGTAAAACTTGGAAGGAAGGGGGTTGAAGCTATCATTTCATCTGACCTCCAAGGGCTGACTGAGTATGAACAGAAGGCACTGGAAGCTCTCAAGCCTGAACTGAAGGCCAGCATTGAGAAAGGCATTGCATTTGCTCTGAAGCAACCAGTGACTACAtag
- the LOC18107368 gene encoding malate dehydrogenase, chloroplastic, translating into MAAASAATFSVGSAFSFGTKASQLPQSKLSSVRFNSQSSLATFSGLKAATFVTCESESSFLGKESNAALRCSVAPKAQKSSQRSQHRLNPQASYKVAVLGAAGGIGQPLALLIKMSPLVSALHLYDIANVKGVAADLSHCNTPSQVLDFTGAAELPNSLKGVDIVVIPAGVPRKPGMTRDDLFNINASIVKTLVEAVADNCPDAFIHIISNPVNSTVPIAAEVLKKKGVYDPKKLFGVTTLDVVRANAFVAEKKNLKLIDVDVPVVGGHAGITILPLLSKTKPSVSFTDEEVQELTVRIQNAGTEVVEAKAGAGSATLSMAYAAARFVESSLRALDGDADVYECSFVQSDLTDLPFFASRVKLGRKGVETIISSDLQGLTEYEQKALEALKPELKASIEKGIAFAQREPVAA; encoded by the coding sequence ATGGCAGCAGCATCAGCAGCTACCTTTTCAGTTGGATCTGCTTTCTCCTTTGGCACCAAAGCGAGCCAACTCCCGCAATCAAAGCTCTCATCTGTGAGATTCAACTCCCAGAGCTCACTTGCAACGTTCAGTGGTCTCAAGGCTGCAACATTTGTGACGTGCGAGTCAGAGTCATCTTTCTTAGGCAAGGAAAGCAATGCAGCCCTTCGATGCTCTGTTGCACCAAAAGCTCAAAAATCAAGCCAAAGGTCACAGCATCGCCTAAACCCACAGGCATCCTACAAAGTGGCTGTTCTTGGAGCTGCAGGAGGGATAGGTCAGCCTTTAGCACTTCTAATTAAGATGTCCCCATTGGTTTCAGCCCTGCACCTCTATGATATAGCAAATGTCAAGGGAGTTGCTGCTGACCTCAGTCACTGTAACACTCCCTCGCAAGTTCTGGATTTCACAGGAGCTGCTGAATTACCCAATTCTTTGAAAGGTGTAGACATTGTTGTCATACCTGCTGGAGTTCCTAGGAAGCCTGGTATGACCCGTGATGACCTCTTCAACATCAATGCCAGCATTGTAAAGACCTTGGTTGAGGCTGTTGCTGATAACTGCCCTGATGCTTTTATCCACATTATCAGCAATCCAGTCAACTCTACAGTGCCAATTGCAGCTGAAGTTTTGAAGAAGAAGGGTGTGTATGATCCAAAGAAGCTCTTTGGTGTTACTACACTTGATGTGGTGAGGGCAAATGCATTTGTTGCTGAGAAGAAAAACCTCAAGCTTATCGATGTGGATGTACCAGTGGTGGGAGGGCATGCTGGGATAACCATTCTTCCCCTTCTATCAAAGACAAAACCCTCTGTTAGTTTCACTGATGAGGAAGTGCAGGAGCTAACTGTGAGGATCCAGAATGCAGGGACAGAAGTTGTGGAGGCAAAGGCAGGCGCAGGGTCTGCTACCCTGTCAATGGCATATGCTGCAGCCAGATTTGTTGAATCTTCTCTTCGTGCGTTGGACGGTGATGCTGATGTCTATGAGTGCTCGTTTGTGCAATCAGATCTTACTGATCTTCCATTCTTCGCATCAAGGGTAAAACTTGGGAGGAAGGGGGTTGAAACTATCATTTCATCTGACCTCCAAGGGCTGACTGAGTATGAACAGAAGGCACTGGAAGCTCTCAAGCCTGAACTGAAGGCCAGCATTGAGAAAGGTATCGCATTTGCTCAGAGGGAACCAGTGGCTGCATAG